One window of Pyrus communis chromosome 12, drPyrComm1.1, whole genome shotgun sequence genomic DNA carries:
- the LOC137710092 gene encoding uncharacterized protein: MDKSWLTIPRNFEAYTTGINLFLDQAVANGVGPDKFRCPCKRCCNRYTFVRNTIVEHLILYDMDKDYKNACWRHHGEQNIGEQNVGIGEEETGDEVIGMHDFLNDVFVQPLTEEGVGPSTEPPIGEGRPEEVQTFFKLLEEADQDLWPGCKEFKKLEAVVSLYQIKCLAGMPDEIFTTLLELIKRMLPEGDCLPESCYKAKKLINDLGLSYVKIDACPNDCMIYWKDTSDLTVCSVCGKSRYKITNAEDSLRKKVAAKVMWYFPLKPRLQRFFMSKHMAEHMRWHATECPKDEFMRHPSDSPAWKHLDNLYPDFASEIRNVRLGLASDGFNPFGKMRNDHSTWPVVLSVYNLPPWMCMKQPNLLLSLLIPGPRSPGKEIDVYMRPLIDELNELWEVGIPTYDACSNQSFTMKAAVLWTISDFPAYGMLSGWSTHGYKACPHCMHDKESIYLPASRKICYMGHRRFLEDNHRFRRQTITFNGRREHRSAPRQWTGLQCLEELSTLRFTFGKPNKDASVGQRRRRASSNTSSNSQWKKKSIFYELPYWRHLLIRHNLDVMHIEKNIYDSVMGTLLDIEKSKDGLAARADLEFLNIRHSQHPRREGNRTFRPPALFTMKREEKTAFCKVLSTIRVPDGYSSNLSRCVHVNERKIHGLKSHDCHVLMQQLLPLAIRPVLPKAVTMVLLELSAIFRQLCSKKESEEGFKQLNSRIALTLCQLEKIFPPAFFDIMVHLPVHLADEAVLAGPVQYRWMYPIER; encoded by the coding sequence ATGGACAAGAGTTGGTTGACAATACCCCGCAATTTTGAAGCGTatacaactggaattaatttgtttttggatcaaGCAGTTGCAAATGGTGTTGGTCCTGATAAGTTTAGATGTCCTTGCAAAAGATGTTGTAATCGATATACTTTTGTTAGGAACACCATTGTTGAACATCTCAtattgtatgatatggataaagattataaaaacgctTGTTGGCGACATCATGGCGAGCAAAACATTGGAGAGCAAAATGTGggaattggagaagaagaaacaggaGATGAGGTGATTGGCATGCATGATTTTCTTAATGATGTATTTGTCCAACCATTAACAGAAGAAGGTGTTGGGCCATCTACTGAACCCCCTATTGGGGAAGGGCGTCCAGAAGAGGTGCAGACTTTTTTTAAGTTGCTTGAAGAGGCAGATCAAGATTTGTGGCCAGGTTGTAAGGAGTTTAAGAAATTGGAAGCAGTTGTAAGCTTGTATCAGATCAAGTGTTTAGCGGGAATGCCTGACGAGATCTTCACCACTTTACTGGagttaattaaaagaatgttgcCTGAAGGGGATTGTTTGCCTGAATCCTGTTATAAGGCCAAAAAACTTATAAATGACTTGGGGCTGTCGTATGTGAAAATTGATGCATGTCCCAATGATTGCATGATCTATTGGAAAGATACTTCAGATTTGACCGTGTGCTCAGTTTGTGGTAAATCAAGATATAAAATTACCAATGCAGAGGATAGCTTGAGGAAAAAGGTCGCAGCTAAGGTTATgtggtattttcctttaaaaccacGATTGCAACGATTTTTTATGTCGAAGCATATGGCTGAACATATGAGATGGCATGCAACTGAATGTCCTAAGGATGAGTTTATGAGACATCCTTCAGATTCTCCCGCATGGAAGCATTTGGATAATTTATATCCGGATTTTGCGTCAGAAATTCGAAATGTCCGATTAGGGTTGGCCAGTGATGGATTTAATCCTTTTGGGAAAATGAGGAATGATCATAGCACATGGCCTGTGGTGCTTTCTGTTTATAATTTGCCACCTTGGATGTGCATGAAGCAACcaaatttgttattgtctttgtTAATACCAGGACCGCGCAGTCCTGGTAaagagattgatgtatacatgcGTCCATTGATTGACGAGCTGAATGAGTTGTGGGAGGTGGGCATTCCCACTTATGATGCGTGTTCCAACCAAAGTTTTACGATGAAGGCTGCCGTGTTATGGACTATAAGTGATTTTCCGGCTTATGGAATGTTGTCAGGATGGAGTACACATGGCTATAAAGCTTGTCCACATTGCATGCATGATAAAGAATCTATTTACTTGCCAGCGAGTCGCAAGATTTGTTATATGGGGCATCGACGTTTTCTTGAAGATAATCATAGGTTTCGAAGGCAAACCATCACTTTTAATGGTCGTCGAGAGCATCGTAGTGCACCAAGGCAGTGGACTGGTTTACAATGTCTCGAAGAACTTTCTACATTGAGATTTACTTTTGGAAAACCAAACAAAGATGCTTCAGTTGGCCAACGCAGAAGAAGAGCTTCGAGCAATACAAGTAGTAACAGTCAGTGGAAGAAGAAATCGATTTTTTATGAACTACCTTATTGGAGGCATCTGTTGATTAGACACaatcttgatgttatgcataTCGAGAAGAATATATATGACAGTGTGATGGGAACATTGCTAGATATAGAAAAGTCTAAAGATGGATTGGCGGCACGTGCAGATCTTGAATTCTTGAACATAAGACATAGTCAACACCCACGTAGAGAAGGAAATAGAACATTTCGACCTCCAGCATTGTTCACaatgaaaagagaagaaaaaactgcGTTTTGTAAAGTATTGTCTACTATTCGGGTCCCAGATGGATATTCATCAAATCTGTCGCGATGTGTGCACGTGAATGAACGAAAAATACATGGGTTGAAAAGTCATGATTGCCATGTTTTAATGCAGCAGTTACTCCCGCTTGCAATACGCCCGGTTTTGCCTAAAGCTGTTACTATGGTTTTATTAGAGTTGAGTGCAATTTTCAGACAGTTATGTAGTAAGAAGGAGTCTGAGGAAGGATTTAAGCAACTGAATTCAAGAATTGCCTTGACATTATGTCAACTTGAGAAAATATTCCCTCCTGCATTTTTTGATATAATGGTGCACCTCCCAGTTCACTTGGCAGATGAAGCAGTTCTTGCAGGGCCTGTTCAATAtagatggatgtatccaattgaacggtaa